Genomic window (Lewinellaceae bacterium):
TTCAACGAGAACGAGAGCATCTACTTCGATGCCGAGTTGTACAACGAAAGCTTCGAACTGGTCAACGAGCCCGACGCCCGGCTGTCGATTACAGACAGCGAAGGCAAGGAGTACAATTTCACTTTCAACCGGGTGGGAGACGCCTACCGCCTCAATGCCGGCATCCTGCCGGTGGGCAATTACAGCTTCCAGGCTTCCACCAACTACAACGGCGAAAACCTCGCCTACAGCGGCCAGTTCAGCGTACAGCCCATACAACTGGAATCTTATGAAACCACGGCCGACCACGGCCTGCTGCGCCTGCTCAGCGAAAAGTACGGCGGCCAGATGGTTTATCCGTCCGACATAGCTTCCATCGACGGCCTGATCCGCGAGCGGGAAACGGTCAAGCCCGTCATCTACGAGACGTCCCAAACCCGGCCGGTGATCAACCTCAAATGGCTCTTTTTTGCGCTGCTGGGGCTGCTTACGGTGGAGTGGTTCTTTCGGAGGTATTTTGGGGGGTATTAGAAGGAAATGCAATCCTGTTTTGTAACCCTCCACTTACAATTTCACTTGCTCCCAAAACTCCTGGAAATATCGAACGCGCCTGTCGTCGTCAGGATTGAAAAGAAATGGCCGGACATCAGCAGCCAGCTCAGTCAAATCTACCCGACTGAGGAGTTTTGAAATAGCAGCACGCAGCAATTCCGGTGTACCCGCCGACATTTTCGCTTCCAGGTAAGCGTAGTTGGGTTGGTAGCCCTGTGAGAAAAGGAATACTATGTCAAAGTAATCCCGCCCTTTTGCACGGGGGCGGTTAACCAGGGTGTATAGTTTTTGGGCAAGCAACAAATCCGGCGGTGTAACAACCATGCGGGTGAACAAGCCGAAACGGGCAAGTACGAAGGTTTGTGGCTGAAAGGAAAAACCCTGGCTTTCCGTGTCCAGTTGAATAAGAATTTTTTCTTCCTGGTGCCCACTCAGTCCTTCTTGAAACAGTAAGCCGGGAAATAGTGGGCAATTTGTTCGAGGCTCATCATAAAGCAAGAAATTTTTGAAGATTCCGCCACCTGGATTCCAGCGTAGGCGAAGCGATAAATACAAGATAATTATCCACCCGGGAAAGATCAAGCCGTGCGGCAATTTCTTCTCGGTTAAGCCGAAGCGATTCAAAGTCAGGTGCTTCTATCAGATGTGGATTAAAATACAGTAGGTCGAGCAGGGTTTTTTCTGGGCCTGCCATATTGAAGGCAGTACCCTCCCCCTCTACCGGCTGATAACCGAAAAAGAGGCGCGGCTGCAAGGAGCGATAGGCAAAATGGCCTACAGGAGTATGCCATTCGGCAGGCTTAGCCGTCGTGACAGAGGTGATGCTGAATACACTCTCCGGAATCCAGTTGAAAAACCGAAGGGCTGTTTCCAGAGAAATGTAGGAAGGCGTGCGAAGGCGGTTGGCCAAGAAATACAAATCCGCTTCTGTTTTAAGTGTATCAGGGAATGCATACCAAGTGTTGCGGAGCTTGAGCAAATAGCCTTTTTTTTGCCAGTTTACCAGGTTTACGTAATTAAAATCTGCCCATACTTTGACGATGTCACCGGTGGAAAAAACTTTTTGTGTATGGAAAACATTCCGAAATTTTTGAAAATTCATTCTGTTTTTTTTATAAAAATATAAATTTTTCGGAACAAAATACCAGAATCTTTATCGAAGGCCTCTTCCTGAAAATTGCCCCTTTTGCTGCATTTCAACCGATAAGCAACTGTGATAGATAACAACGCCGCCCAAAATTGATGAATAATTACATTGGGATAAAAATTGATACTCCACTCCAACAAACCATTGCAAATCATTTATTTGCGATATTTTTCTGTAAAATCCCCACCGATAACCCCCAAAATTTGTCCTGGCAACTCCTGTAACATTATCCCATTTTTGCATTGTGAGCATGATCTTTTGGCAGGAACCTGACTTATGGGAAATTTTGAAAGCATTATTGCCAAAAATGCAATAATTTGAAAATGCAAAACTGTTAAAATGAATGAATAACCCAACGCAGGCTGGCTTTCTTGCGTCAATAGAAGTAAATTGGGTGAATTGATTTTCTGTTAATCCATTTAGATAACGCGCGGGTAGAGTGAGGGCTTTCCCCGGTAGTTTCAGGCCGAGAAGCCCTGCAACACGAAAAATCCTCACACGGCCTTATTGGTTTCTATAAGCGCCCCCGGAAATGGCATTCCGGGGCGAGCCGCGCCAATGCTTATTGCGAGCTATGCTTCCTTATTCGGGCTGCTTCCCGGAGCAAGGGCAAGGAGGTTATTGTCTTGACTGATCATATCATAATACCAAAATTCTAAACCTAAAATTCTAAACCATGAAAAACGCAGTGCTACTCTCGATCCTCGTTCTTTTTTTATCCCAGACGGCCGATGCCCAAAACCGCCGGGCGCCGAAGAGGCACGCCGACTTCAATGCCGGCATCGGTTTGTTGCCGACCTACCTCAAGGATGCGGGCAAGATGGTGTCGCCTCCGCTCAGCCTGTCGGCCGATTTTATGCTGGCCGAAAATTTCAGCCTGGGCGCCTTCGCCGGCTTTTCCATAACTGAAACCGGCTTGCGGGCGATGCGGGACGGAGGGACGGCGAAATGGCGGAACCACTCCTCCATCTTTGGCCTGCGCATGGCCGCTCAGAGCCGTCCGATCGGCGCCTGGAATATTTATGGAGGCATGACGGCAGCCTATGCCCTCTCCAACATTGATGTCGTGGAAGGGCAGCTCGAAAAAGTAAAGCAGGAGAAAGGGCTGAAGGAAAGCTCCGGAAAGATGATATTCGGCGGCTTCATTGGCGGCCGCCACAGCCTGACGCCCCGCCTGGGGCTTTTCGGAGAACTGGGCTTTGGCATATCGCTGGCAACCGTGGGCCTCAGCGTCCGCATCTGATCCATAACAAAAGCGCGAACCTCTCTGCGAAGTTCGCGCTTCCCTGTTTTCTTTTAAGCCTGCCGGCTACCAGGACATATCCTCTTCGCTGCCAACATCGAATTTTTGCCTGGCAGGAGTTTCTTTAGATTCGGGCTCATCGCCGTCATCATCGTCATGCTGTCCGTCCTGCTCTTCATCCTCTTCCAGGCGGCGCGCTTCGAACTCTTCATGACGGCGGGTGTATTCATCATAGTCATAGTCCGGCATCAGGTTTTCCTTGACGTGGTTGATCGCGTCTTCAAGGCTGTCGAGGAAACGATTGAAATCTTCTTTGTAGAGAAAAATCTTGTGGCGCTCGTATCCATCCCCGTTGAATTTCTTGGTGCTTTCAGTGAGCGTCAGGTAAAAATCCTCTCCTTTGGTTTTCCGCACATCAAAGAAGTAAGTCCTTCTCTTTCCAGCACGCACCTTATTGGAGTACACACTCTCAAATCTTCTTTGGTTTCTCTCGTTATCCACTTTGATTGAGTTTAGTTAATAATTATTATACCGATCACGAGGTGGTTTTGCAACAAAAAAACTACCTCGTGATGAGCATAGCCTCCAGGAAAAACCATGCCGACTGTTCCCTGCTGACAGCTACTCCTTTACAAAAGTAAATATTTGTGGAAAATTTCAAAAAAAAATGAGCGCTGAGACTTGACAAGTTTTCCCGGAGGGGCCATAAAACAATCGAACCATAAAACAATCGAACCATGAAACAATCGAACCATAAAACAATCGAACCATAAAACAATCGAACCATGAAACAATCGAACCATGAAACAATCGAACCATAAAACAATCGAACCATAAAACAATCGAACCATGAAACAATCGAACCATGAAACAATCGAACCATAAAACAATGCCCCTCTTTCCCCCTACCCCGCTTCCGTCTCCTCCAGGCTTTGCCTTTCGAACAGCTCGTAGTAGTAGCCCTTTTGCCGCAGCAGTTCTTCGTGGGTGCCCTCTTCTGCGATGACCCCGTCTTCCAGCACGATAATCTTGTCGAACTGCAGGAGCGAGTAGATGCGGTGGGTGATGATGATGGCGGTTTTATTGGCCAGTGCGCCGGAGAGGTAACCCAGGATTTGTTTTTCCGTCCGGGTGTCGACGGCCGAGAGGCAGTCGTCCAGCAGGACGATATCGGGTTGTTTGACGAAGGCGCGGGCGATAGAGACCCGTTGTTTCTGCCCGCCGGAAAGCGTTACGCCCCGCTCGCCGACGGCGGTGTCGAAGCCGTCGGAAAGCTCCATGATGTCGTCGTAGACGGCGGCGTGGCGGGCGTGCTGCTCGATCTCTTCGCGGCTGGCGTCCCGTTTCCCGAAAGAAATATTGTTGGCAATGGTATCGGAAAAGAGGAAGACGTCCTGCGGAACATATCCAATAAGCTGGCGCAGGCTGCCCAGGTTGTGCTTCCTGATGTCTTTGCCGTCGATGCGGATGGCGCCGCCGGAGACGTCATACATGCGGGTAAGCAGGTCGGCGATGGTGGTTTTCCCGGATCCGGTGCGGCCGATGATCGCCATCTTCTGCCCGGCATCCAGCTGGAAGCTGACGTTTTTCAGGGCCTGTATCCCGGTGTCGGGGTAGGTGAAGCGCACTTCGTCGAATTCGATGTGGCCCCGCACCTGTTCAGCGCTTTCCACAGTATTGGCGATCTCCGGTTGCGTGTTCAAAAATTCGTTGATGCGCTTTTGGGAAGCGGCGGCCTGCTGCACGATGGAGGCGATCCAGCCGATGGCCGTCACCGGCCAGGTCAGCATGTTGACGTAGATGACGAACTCGGCGATGTTGCCGGGAGTGATGGCGCCGCGCACCACCTGCAGCCCGCCGACGTAAACGGTGATCACCGTGCTGGCGCCGATGAGCAGGATCATCAGGGGGTAGAAAAAGGCGTCGACCCGGGCCAGGTTGAGCGACTTGGCTTTGTAGTCGTCGCTCTGTTCGGCAAAGAAACTGGTCATCGCTCCTTCCTGAACGTAAGATTTGACCACGCGGATGCCGCTGTATACCTCCTGGGCGCTGCTGTTTAGAGTGGCCAGTTGCCGCTGTATCACCTCGCTCTTTTTGTTGATCAGGGTGCTGACGTAGTAGATGGAGATGGATAATAACGGCAGGGGCGCCAGGCTGTACAGCGTCAACTCCAGGTTGACTTTAACCATAGAGTAGATGACCAACACAAAGAGGGAGATCAGGTTGATGCCGTAGAGCACCGCCGGCCCCAGGTACATCCGCACCTTGGAGACATCCTCGGTGATTCGGGACATGAGGTCGCCGGTGTTGTTGCGCTTGTAGAACGCCAGGCTCAGGCGCTCGTAGTGGGCGAAAATTTCCTTGCGCATATCGTACTCCATGAGGCGGGACATGACGATGATGGTTTGCCGCATCAAATACATGAATACGCCCATGAGCAGGGCCAGCAGCAGGACCAGCAGCCCAAAGTAAAGCAGCGACCGGCCCAGTATCTTGAACAGTTCCGGCTGCATGTCAAAGCCCTGGAACATGCCGAAGAGGCCGATGTTTTCCACTACCAGGTCGAGCGCCTCCCGGATCATCTGCGGCTGCAGCACCCGGAAGTAGTTGGACACGGATACGAAGAGGACGCCCAAAAGGAAACGCCAGCGGTAACGGAGGAACAATTTATTGAGGTAAGCTAATTCTTTCACAACGATCCGGGTTGTTCAGTTGGTATAAATTCTTCCCTATTAACCGATGGGGGGAAGATAAGTTGAAAGGGGGAAAGAAAAGTGTAAAAGTGCGTGAGTGTAAAAGTGAAAAAGTGCGGCTACGCCTTCGATTGGTATGCATTTGTACCTTTACACATTTCCACATTTACACGTTTACACATTTCCACGTTTACACCCATTTTCTCCCCCAATACCCTTATCTTTACGCCTCACAACAAACAAAAACATTCTACTGACAAACCTAACCGTTCATGAACCGAATTGTAACCCTGGATGAATTCATCATCCGCCGTCAAAAAGATTTCCCATTTGCTTCCGGCGAACTCACCGGCCTGCTTCGCGACATCGGCGTTGCCGCCAAGATCGTCAACCGGGAGGTCAACAAAGCCGGGCTGGTCAGCATTCTGGGAAAGGCCGGCGCGGAGAACGCCTCCGGAGAAGATGTGCAAAAGCTCGACCTCTACGCCAATGAAAAGCTCATCGACTGCCTGAAGAACAGCGGCGAGTGCTGCGGCATCGCCTCTGAAGAGCTGGAGGATTTCATTCCCATCCAGTCGGTAGCCTCCAAAACGTCCAAGTATGTTGTGGTTTTTGACCCGCTCGATGGGTCTTCCAATATCGACGTGAACGTTTCTGTCGGCACCATATTTGGCATCTACCGGCGAAAAAGCGACCCGGACGGGCCGGTGCAATTGGGGGATTTTCTCCAGGAAGGCACCGAATTGGTGACCGCCGGCTACGTCCTCTACGGAACATCTACCTTGCTGGTGTATACCACCGGCAGGGGCGTCAATGGGTTTACCCTCGACCCTTCGATTGGGGAGTTCTGCCTTTCGCACACCGACATACAGATTCCTGCCCGGGGCAATTACTACTCCGTCAATCAAGGTTATTACCTGAAATTCGACGTGGAAATGCGCCGCTATATCGACCAGTGCTCAGATATGAACCTAGGCCTTCGCTATATCGGCTCCATGGTGGCCGACATCCATCGCATCCTTTTCCAGGGCGGTATTTTCCTCTATCCTAATACCCGGAAATATCCCAAAGGCAAACTGCGCCTCGTGTACGAATGCAACCCGCTGTCCTACATCGTCGAACAGGCCGGAGGCAAGGCCATTACCTGCCAGTTGGAACGCGTTCTGGAACTGCCGGTTGAACACCTGCACCAGCGCATCACCATTGCCATTGGCTCGCCGGACATGGTGGAAGAGATGAGGGAATTTGTGGAACGGTATAGTGCGGCGCCGGCTTTTAGGTGACCTCAACCCTGTGGAATTTGCTCAATGGCTATTAGAGTTGATGCGTTGGGAGCATTCAGCGGTTAAAAAGTTGCTTTTCACCCTGCTCTTCGTTCCAAAAGTGGTCAGGTAGCGCCACTATCCTCCCACTTTTGCGCCTCAATCAGGGCGAAAATTAATCTTTTTTCCCACTAAAGCCCCCCAACGCATCAACTCTATTTCTCAGGGGAGCAACTATTCCACAGGGTCAACCTGCCGGGTTTAGGGATGACACCACTTGGCTAACCCGGCAGTGTTTAGGCAAGACGAAAGAATAAACTGTCCATTCTGGCTTGTACTTTTTGCGCCATGCTGCGTTGCTCATCACTCAGGTAGCTTTGGCTATCCTCATTCTTCGCGCCTTGCCTGGCACAAAAATTACTGCCCCATAATTGAACACTTTATTCTTTCCTCGTGCCTTATCGGAACATTGGCAGTATTTTTCGAAAGAGCCCCTGGCAACTATGCCTGGAAAGCTTTAAATTTGTTTGCAATAGCATGCCCGTAATCAAAAAAGTGGCAATATGGGAAGCGCAGTAAAAACAATACCAAAGGCATTGATCTACGAGATGGTGGATGGAAAGCCGAAATTAATATTGTTCGGATCATCGACGAAAGTTGATCCGCCCCAAAGGTGCTGTTCCCCGTTGCATCTTTTTCTCCAATAAGCCGTATATTTAAGGTGGGCAGGGACAATCCAACAATATAACCAACAGCCACCCCCTTTTGCCCCTTACCCCAAAACCTCAAAGAAATTATGTAACGGGCAAATAATAAGGTTTCGAAATATGCCGCCGCTATTTTGTTGCCAGACGAGGCGCGATGAGGGAGCATAGCCGGAGGTTACGTAACTGAAGAGCAACGACGTATGGCGGCAAAAGAGCAAGGCAGAATCGAAAGGTTATTGTTTAACCGTTACTATATCCCAAAATCATGGAACGAGGCATAGACCTTTCCAACTCCCAACAAGATTATGACCCCCGCCAGGGCAACAACTACCTGCTGGCCATTGGCATCGACCACTATCAGCACTGGACGCCGCTGGACAATGCCGTGAAAGACGCCCGAGACCTCCTACAGGTGCTCACCCAACAATACCAGTTCGACGAGGAGCACATCACTACTCTTTTCGACGAGCGGGCTACCGAAGCCAATATCTACAACGCCATACGGGAACTGAAGCGGCAGATCACGCCCCAGGACAACCTCCTGGTCTACTACTCCGGGCACGGCCACTACGACGAAGACTTCGACGAAGGGCATTGGATACCGGTGGACGCCCGGATCGACACCGAAGACCGCTTCATTTCGAACTCCAACATCATCAAGCGCATCAACGCCATCGACGCCCAACACGTACTGCTGATCATCGACTCCTGCTTTTCCGGTTCCCTGGTGGTGAAAAAGCGCAACACCTCCATCGATGAGCACTTCCGCTCCCGCCGCATCATCAGTTCGGGCCGGCTGGAGACGGTTTCCGACGGAAGGGCCGGCGAAAACAGCCCCTTTGCCAGCGGGCTGATCACCTACCTGAAGCGCAACACCACCCGGGCGGTCAACACCACCGCCCTGGTGCAGTACGTCAAGGAATTCGTCGCCGGCAAGGCCCGGCAGAGCCCGGTGGACGGCCGCATCCAGAACTCGGCGGACGAAGGCGGGGAGTTCGTTTTCCACCTCAAGGTGAGCGAGGCGGACTTCTGGGCGAACGTGCAGGAAAAAAATACCGTGCAGGCCTATCAGAATTACCTGGAGTATTACCCCGCCGGCCAGTACGCCACCCAGGCGGAGCGCCGCCTGCTGGCCCTCAAGGAGGAGGATGTATGGGGCAGCGCCAGGGCCAAGGACAACGAGCTGGCCTATAAGAACTACCTGCAGAAGTACGCCGGCACGGGCAAATACCTGGAGGAAGCCCGGCAACGGCTCGAAGCCCTGCAGTCGAAACACCAGGAACGGCGAAAAATCCTGGAAGAACTGGCCCAGAAAGACGCCGAGCGCGAAGACATTCAGCAGCAGTTCCAGCAGCGCATCAAGCAGGCAGAGGCCCTTTTCAGCGGCAAAAAGCTGGAGGAAGCCCGCGAGCTGTACCGCGAAAGCCTGCATTACTACATGGAGGGCTTCGCTCCCAACTACGAGTACATCGAGCAGCAGATCAACTTCTGCTCCAACGGCATCACCTTTCTCCAGCATTTCCAGAACGGTGAGGATGCCATGAAACAGGGCAACTACCGCCTGGCCATTCAGTACTTCAACGAGGCCGCCAAAACGGGCGACGACCCCAAGATCGAAGACCTCATCCGGGTGTGCCGCCAACGGCTTTCCCGTCCGGCTGCGCCTTCTTATTCCTCCACTTCCGAACTCATGGAAGAGGAAGAAAGCAAACAACGTTCTATGGCAGGTGTGGTTGGCGCAGAGCGGGCGGCGCAGCCGGCGCCGGCC
Coding sequences:
- a CDS encoding ABC transporter ATP-binding protein translates to MKELAYLNKLFLRYRWRFLLGVLFVSVSNYFRVLQPQMIREALDLVVENIGLFGMFQGFDMQPELFKILGRSLLYFGLLVLLLALLMGVFMYLMRQTIIVMSRLMEYDMRKEIFAHYERLSLAFYKRNNTGDLMSRITEDVSKVRMYLGPAVLYGINLISLFVLVIYSMVKVNLELTLYSLAPLPLLSISIYYVSTLINKKSEVIQRQLATLNSSAQEVYSGIRVVKSYVQEGAMTSFFAEQSDDYKAKSLNLARVDAFFYPLMILLIGASTVITVYVGGLQVVRGAITPGNIAEFVIYVNMLTWPVTAIGWIASIVQQAAASQKRINEFLNTQPEIANTVESAEQVRGHIEFDEVRFTYPDTGIQALKNVSFQLDAGQKMAIIGRTGSGKTTIADLLTRMYDVSGGAIRIDGKDIRKHNLGSLRQLIGYVPQDVFLFSDTIANNISFGKRDASREEIEQHARHAAVYDDIMELSDGFDTAVGERGVTLSGGQKQRVSIARAFVKQPDIVLLDDCLSAVDTRTEKQILGYLSGALANKTAIIITHRIYSLLQFDKIIVLEDGVIAEEGTHEELLRQKGYYYELFERQSLEETEAG
- the fbp gene encoding class 1 fructose-bisphosphatase, with amino-acid sequence MNRIVTLDEFIIRRQKDFPFASGELTGLLRDIGVAAKIVNREVNKAGLVSILGKAGAENASGEDVQKLDLYANEKLIDCLKNSGECCGIASEELEDFIPIQSVASKTSKYVVVFDPLDGSSNIDVNVSVGTIFGIYRRKSDPDGPVQLGDFLQEGTELVTAGYVLYGTSTLLVYTTGRGVNGFTLDPSIGEFCLSHTDIQIPARGNYYSVNQGYYLKFDVEMRRYIDQCSDMNLGLRYIGSMVADIHRILFQGGIFLYPNTRKYPKGKLRLVYECNPLSYIVEQAGGKAITCQLERVLELPVEHLHQRITIAIGSPDMVEEMREFVERYSAAPAFR
- a CDS encoding DUF3276 family protein translates to MDNERNQRRFESVYSNKVRAGKRRTYFFDVRKTKGEDFYLTLTESTKKFNGDGYERHKIFLYKEDFNRFLDSLEDAINHVKENLMPDYDYDEYTRRHEEFEARRLEEDEEQDGQHDDDDGDEPESKETPARQKFDVGSEEDMSW
- a CDS encoding caspase family protein, which gives rise to MERGIDLSNSQQDYDPRQGNNYLLAIGIDHYQHWTPLDNAVKDARDLLQVLTQQYQFDEEHITTLFDERATEANIYNAIRELKRQITPQDNLLVYYSGHGHYDEDFDEGHWIPVDARIDTEDRFISNSNIIKRINAIDAQHVLLIIDSCFSGSLVVKKRNTSIDEHFRSRRIISSGRLETVSDGRAGENSPFASGLITYLKRNTTRAVNTTALVQYVKEFVAGKARQSPVDGRIQNSADEGGEFVFHLKVSEADFWANVQEKNTVQAYQNYLEYYPAGQYATQAERRLLALKEEDVWGSARAKDNELAYKNYLQKYAGTGKYLEEARQRLEALQSKHQERRKILEELAQKDAEREDIQQQFQQRIKQAEALFSGKKLEEARELYRESLHYYMEGFAPNYEYIEQQINFCSNGITFLQHFQNGEDAMKQGNYRLAIQYFNEAAKTGDDPKIEDLIRVCRQRLSRPAAPSYSSTSELMEEEESKQRSMAGVVGAERAAQPAPAKPKNSRWGRWVIGLVGIIVVLIGIAVIQSELAYEEDSLPPEYTQGPGAQPYDDGNSSYSEEYEEPEPPPPGNAELILGAWRVTDLRSNGVSVRQMGIEYQQSLDLLSYTFTFYNNGTAQLASTVGAEYQNYYISGNAITIASPYWGNSNGTIEQLNGQSMRITFIMPDGYGGTYPMTIYFQRI
- a CDS encoding nucleotidyl transferase AbiEii/AbiGii toxin family protein; translated protein: MLYDEPRTNCPLFPGLLFQEGLSGHQEEKILIQLDTESQGFSFQPQTFVLARFGLFTRMVVTPPDLLLAQKLYTLVNRPRAKGRDYFDIVFLFSQGYQPNYAYLEAKMSAGTPELLRAAISKLLSRVDLTELAADVRPFLFNPDDDRRVRYFQEFWEQVKL